One genomic segment of Drosophila melanogaster chromosome 3R includes these proteins:
- the beat-Vb gene encoding beaten path Vb, isoform A produces MDLGRWLLQLGVHMLLVVRRIQCLRVTDINVPQIVDFRDNVTLSCSYDISGHTLNSVKWYKNGKEFFRYSPLTPPTYIPFAVEGVQLIDDGNECNESSCRVELNLLGVKSSGVYRCEVSGDAPHFQLTARDANMTVEALPQNNPLISSFHSTYRFNDFVEVNCSTDFSSLFTRITWYVNGIKVSLVDLLPSFETTIVAHGYSMRRIVSQLNFYANEPRFHQLQLQKLIQQKRTISPARLGLELRCVAEIDRYPHLQREGTMFAQLFRDDIDQKNQKLINSRSGATPNSQVQHLLLVAISMTMTAVRLFTPLTFQYGARKSARYKMAAT; encoded by the exons TTGTGCGGCGCATTCAGTGTCTACGTGTGACTGACATCAATGTGCCACAAATTGTTGATTTTCGTGATAACGTGACATTATCCTGCAGCTATGACATAAGTGGTCACACGTTAAATTCGGTTAAGTGGTACAAAAACGGAAAGGAGTTTTTTAG ATACTCGCCCCTCACCCCGCCCACCTACATTCCGTTCGCCGTTGAGGGCGTGCAGCTGATCGATGACGGCAACGAGTGCAACGAATCCTCCTGTCGCGTGGAGCTCAATTTATTGGGCGTCAAGTCGTCGGGCGTCTACAGGTGCGAAGTGTCCGGTGACGCTCCCCACTTCCAGCTAACTGCACGCGATGCCAACATGACCGTCGAAG CACTTCCCCAAAACAATCCACTCATCAGCAGCTTTCACTCAACTTATCGCTTTAATGACTTCGTAGAGGTCAACTGTAGTACAGATTTCTCCAGCCTTTTCACACGGATTACCTGGTACGTCAATGGGATAAAG GTTTCTCTGGTGGATCTACTACCCTCTTTTGAGACCACCATAGTAGCCCATGGATACAGCATGCGACGCATTGTTTCCCAGCTCAATTTCTACGCCAATGAACCACGTTTCCatcaattgcaattgcaaaaaCTGATCCAGCAAAAGCGGACAATTTCACCAGCAAGACTTGGGCTCGAGCTGCGTTGTGTTGCGGAGATCGATCGGTATCCTCATCTGCAAAGAGAAGGCACTATGTTCGCCCAGCTCTTCAGGGACGATATCGATCAGAAAAATCAGAAGCTGATCAACTCGAGATCGG GTGCCACTCCAAATTCACAAGTGCAgcatctgctgctggtggCTATTTCGATGACGATGACCGCAGTGCGACTCTTCACACCGCTGACATTTCAATATGGCGCACGGAAGTCGGCGCGCTATAAAATGGCGGCGACGTAA